A section of the bacterium genome encodes:
- a CDS encoding VTT domain-containing protein, with the protein MIEQIKTLFDLQQLPVFMETWGWISYPILFAIIFAETGLLIGFFFPGDSLLFVTGFAASTGVLNIVWLNILLIIAAIVGDTVGYFLGKTSGNRIQFKDNSMFFKKSHLEKTQAFYKKHGGKTIILARFVPIVRTFAPFVAGMANMDYKKFVSFNIVGGIAWISSMTLAGYFLGNIPIIQENFEKAVLLIIFISLIPVFSGLVSSRLSKK; encoded by the coding sequence ATGATTGAACAGATAAAAACACTTTTTGATTTGCAACAACTACCCGTTTTTATGGAAACCTGGGGATGGATATCCTACCCTATTCTATTTGCTATTATCTTTGCAGAAACGGGTTTATTGATTGGATTTTTCTTTCCTGGTGACTCACTTTTATTTGTTACTGGTTTTGCAGCAAGCACAGGCGTACTTAATATTGTATGGCTCAATATCTTGCTCATTATTGCAGCTATTGTTGGAGATACAGTGGGATATTTTTTAGGTAAGACATCTGGAAATCGTATTCAATTTAAAGACAATTCTATGTTCTTTAAAAAATCACACCTTGAAAAAACCCAAGCTTTTTACAAGAAGCATGGCGGTAAAACCATTATTTTGGCACGATTTGTTCCTATTGTAAGAACTTTTGCTCCCTTTGTAGCAGGTATGGCCAACATGGATTATAAAAAATTTGTCAGTTTCAATATTGTTGGTGGTATTGCCTGGATCAGCTCAATGACACTTGCAGGCTATTTTTTAGGGAATATACCCATTATTCAGGAAAACTTTGAGAAAGCTGTTTTATTGATTATTTTTATCTCGCTCATTCCCGTTTTTAGTGGGCTTGTAAGCTCTAGGCTGAGTAAAAAATAA
- the rpsD gene encoding 30S ribosomal protein S4 — protein sequence MARYTGPRLKVMRALGADLPGLSRKRPERRPYPPGQHGDKRKKKSVYGTQLIEKQKVRYNYGLGERQLRRAVSQSFRKKGDPGKNLLDILERRLDNVVYCIGFAPSIAAARQLVAHGKILVNGKRVDVASYQTKQGEEISLTEKGKKMILVQSEVEERKATGNHPEWSRYDDASMTATLTSTPGREDFPFVVEIPMVIEYYSRLVK from the coding sequence ATGGCAAGATACACAGGACCAAGATTGAAAGTTATGCGTGCACTGGGTGCAGATTTACCCGGTCTATCCAGAAAAAGACCAGAACGTCGCCCATACCCTCCCGGACAACACGGTGATAAACGCAAAAAGAAAAGTGTATACGGTACACAGTTGATTGAAAAACAAAAAGTACGTTACAACTACGGTTTAGGTGAAAGGCAGTTAAGAAGAGCCGTTTCACAATCTTTCCGTAAAAAAGGTGACCCTGGTAAAAACTTATTAGATATTTTAGAAAGACGTTTAGACAATGTAGTTTATTGCATTGGTTTTGCTCCTTCTATTGCTGCTGCCCGTCAATTGGTAGCGCATGGTAAAATTTTAGTCAATGGCAAACGCGTTGATGTTGCCTCTTATCAAACCAAACAAGGTGAAGAGATTTCTTTAACTGAAAAAGGTAAAAAAATGATCCTCGTTCAGTCTGAAGTTGAAGAGCGTAAAGCTACAGGCAACCACCCAGAGTGGTCACGTTATGATGATGCCAGCATGACTGCAACATTAACTTCTACACCAGGCAGAGAAGACTTTCCATTTGTAGTGGAAATTCCAATGGTCATTGAGTACTATTCTAGATTGGTTAAATAG
- a CDS encoding Na+/H+ antiporter NhaC family protein has product MDNPSFNSLLPPILAIVLGFLTKQVYVSLLAGIWLGVFLLHDGSIFSAFFKSFDTYLLNALGDGDHAAILISLLFIGAISSLIQYNGGTKAMVNWISSKAKGSKSIQLSTWFLGLCIFFDDYANSLILGKTMRPLYDKYKISREKLAFIVDATSAPIASIALVSTWVSTEVGLIGDALKDMNFESPISAYQMFINSLPYRFYPLLMIFFVFYTIYKGKDLWAMAKYTKLSDSPIDSRTQINTGSEDALNKATSSVFAIVPLLFLIFSCLISLFITGYQSLDQNHGLSGIAFIQEALGNANAYKSLIWGASLSLVFTILFSLAGKTLNTERSMQAIMNGFESMLPACVILVLAWALAQVTKDLKSAEYILQLLQGKISPYFIPAMTFMTAAIVSFATGTSYGTMAIIMPISAPLAYSIATEAGISAADIQMLVTASVGSVLAGSIFGDHCSPISDTTVMSSSSSECNLMTHVQTQLPYALLVAFVGLLVGESALILGFSPFISLLLGAVILVITVNIFGKPNTSDPV; this is encoded by the coding sequence ATGGATAATCCAAGCTTTAACAGTTTATTGCCCCCCATTTTGGCCATTGTTTTAGGCTTTCTTACCAAACAAGTGTATGTGTCTTTGTTGGCCGGAATTTGGTTAGGTGTTTTTTTATTGCACGATGGAAGTATCTTTTCTGCTTTTTTTAAAAGCTTTGACACATATTTACTCAATGCTTTAGGCGATGGTGACCATGCCGCTATATTGATCAGTTTACTCTTTATTGGAGCTATTAGCAGTCTCATTCAATACAATGGGGGAACCAAAGCCATGGTCAATTGGATTAGCTCAAAAGCTAAAGGTTCAAAAAGCATCCAGTTGAGCACTTGGTTTTTGGGCTTGTGCATTTTCTTTGATGATTATGCCAACAGTTTAATTTTAGGCAAAACCATGCGCCCCTTATATGACAAATATAAGATATCCCGAGAAAAGTTAGCTTTTATTGTTGATGCTACCAGCGCTCCCATTGCAAGCATTGCTTTAGTGTCGACCTGGGTCAGCACAGAAGTGGGCCTTATTGGTGATGCCCTCAAAGATATGAACTTTGAATCCCCCATCAGCGCTTATCAAATGTTTATCAACTCTTTACCCTACAGGTTCTACCCACTGCTCATGATTTTTTTTGTATTTTATACCATTTACAAAGGCAAAGATTTATGGGCTATGGCCAAATACACCAAACTCAGCGATTCTCCTATTGACTCAAGAACACAAATTAATACAGGCTCAGAAGATGCTTTAAACAAAGCTACATCCAGTGTATTTGCCATTGTACCCCTGTTGTTTTTAATTTTTTCATGTCTGATCAGCTTATTCATTACTGGATATCAATCACTTGACCAAAACCATGGCCTCAGTGGTATTGCGTTTATTCAAGAAGCGCTAGGAAATGCAAATGCCTACAAAAGTTTAATCTGGGGAGCAAGTTTAAGTTTGGTATTTACTATTCTCTTTAGCCTTGCTGGTAAAACATTGAATACAGAAAGATCCATGCAAGCCATCATGAATGGATTTGAATCCATGTTGCCTGCTTGTGTTATTTTGGTGCTGGCCTGGGCATTGGCACAGGTGACCAAGGACTTAAAAAGTGCAGAATATATTTTGCAACTCCTGCAAGGCAAAATATCTCCTTACTTTATACCAGCCATGACATTTATGACAGCTGCAATTGTCTCCTTTGCTACAGGAACAAGTTATGGAACCATGGCCATCATTATGCCTATTTCAGCTCCATTGGCATACTCTATAGCTACTGAAGCGGGTATCAGTGCCGCAGATATTCAAATGCTGGTTACGGCCAGTGTTGGTTCTGTATTAGCAGGATCTATTTTTGGGGATCACTGTTCTCCAATATCAGACACTACCGTAATGTCTTCATCGTCCTCAGAATGTAATTTAATGACCCATGTCCAAACCCAGCTTCCCTATGCCTTACTGGTTGCCTTTGTTGGCTTATTGGTGGGAGAGTCTGCATTAATTTTAGGTTTTTCACCTTTTATTAGCTTATTGCTCGGTGCTGTAATATTAGTAATCACTGTGAATATTTTTGGAAAACCCAACACAAGTGATCCGGTATGA
- a CDS encoding GNAT family N-acetyltransferase yields MKQAALSSPYFNTWTYLKILNNSGCINQHEDWLLYGLVVKNNQYTIIKLRNPVKNQVKLEQYEAVLPFFIRYYSNDDFSHDNFCIKYVQEHIKTSYYPKVQVCLPYVPIAEDKFIQRNKTLSVNKVYESLLLWAEQKKYSSVHVTLPSKKDYETLKSLGFFSSKKQLCYWYNKNYQAFEGFLAALKSKYRCQIKKERSHIHQKGYQKQTLTGDTIKKLHIDCFWHLFKLTHHRKQWIMSKLNKNFFYEAWQRCPENIVLHFLTKDQETVAVSWAFLHKNILCGRFWGSLYDKDYIHFEVMYYMLIDYAIKHKVNSIEMGFANLHKVIRGFEPELKYNFHYFFNHQLNNSSHYSLPDQKNYKRIYL; encoded by the coding sequence ATGAAACAGGCAGCTTTAAGTTCTCCATATTTTAATACATGGACCTATTTAAAAATACTCAATAATTCAGGATGCATCAATCAACATGAAGACTGGTTGCTGTATGGGCTTGTAGTTAAGAACAATCAATACACTATAATAAAATTGAGAAACCCAGTTAAAAACCAGGTTAAGTTGGAGCAGTATGAGGCTGTATTACCTTTTTTTATAAGGTATTATTCTAATGACGATTTTTCTCACGATAATTTTTGTATAAAGTATGTTCAAGAACATATAAAAACAAGCTACTATCCAAAAGTTCAAGTTTGTTTACCCTATGTGCCGATAGCCGAGGATAAGTTTATTCAACGCAATAAAACCTTAAGTGTTAATAAAGTATATGAATCTTTATTGCTTTGGGCAGAGCAAAAAAAATACAGTTCAGTGCATGTCACATTACCTTCAAAAAAGGATTATGAAACTTTAAAAAGTTTAGGGTTCTTTAGTTCAAAAAAACAACTGTGTTACTGGTATAATAAAAATTATCAAGCCTTTGAAGGTTTTTTAGCGGCATTAAAGTCTAAGTATCGTTGTCAGATTAAAAAAGAACGCAGTCATATTCATCAAAAAGGCTATCAAAAACAAACTCTGACTGGGGACACTATTAAAAAATTGCACATTGATTGTTTTTGGCACTTGTTTAAATTGACCCATCACAGAAAACAATGGATCATGTCAAAATTAAACAAAAACTTTTTTTACGAGGCCTGGCAAAGATGTCCTGAAAATATTGTTTTACATTTTTTAACGAAAGATCAAGAGACCGTTGCGGTATCATGGGCATTTTTGCATAAAAACATACTCTGCGGAAGATTTTGGGGCAGTCTTTACGATAAAGACTATATTCACTTTGAAGTAATGTATTATATGTTAATAGACTATGCCATAAAACACAAAGTAAACAGTATAGAGATGGGCTTTGCAAATTTACATAAAGTGATCAGAGGCTTTGAGCCAGAGCTAAAGTATAACTTTCATTATTTTTTTAATCACCAGTTAAACAATAGCTCGCACTATAGTTTGCCTGATCAAAAAAACTATAAGCGTATTTATTTATGA
- a CDS encoding NupC/NupG family nucleoside CNT transporter: MLYNLVSLLGIAGIIGLAWLMSNNKKAFPWRIVLWGLGLQFIIAIFVFVLPIGKSFFLWVNDLAVTLISFATEGGKFVFGGLATRSMEVKEGAAPGSDFVFAFEVLTTVIFISSLIGVLYYLKIMQVIVKAFAWVMRKTLKVSGAEALVASANIFFGQSEAPITVRPYIAKMTQSEIMSMMTGGFATVAGGVMAAYIGMLHEVFPNIAGHMISASLLSAPSALMLAKVVLPETEKPLTQGNVDMNVETEDVNVLDAAASGAASGLHLALNIGAMLIAFIALLAMINAMIGYAGALIGVESLSLQKILGWTHYPIALMMGVYPQDAMTVATLLGEKLVLTEFVSYLHLTQILKEGVIQLHPRSVVIATYGLCGFANFASIAIQIGGIRAIAPSRSGDLARLGLKAMFAGALAAYLTGSIAGIFFNGNAIL, translated from the coding sequence ATGTTATATAATTTAGTATCTTTACTGGGTATAGCCGGTATTATTGGTCTAGCCTGGTTGATGTCAAACAATAAAAAAGCCTTTCCATGGCGCATCGTTTTATGGGGATTGGGCTTACAGTTTATAATTGCCATTTTTGTTTTTGTTCTTCCAATAGGAAAGAGCTTTTTCTTATGGGTCAATGATTTGGCTGTAACTCTAATTAGTTTTGCTACTGAAGGAGGCAAGTTTGTTTTTGGAGGATTAGCAACCCGTAGCATGGAAGTAAAAGAGGGCGCTGCTCCAGGTTCAGACTTTGTCTTTGCTTTTGAAGTGTTAACCACGGTTATTTTTATCTCGTCTTTGATTGGGGTTTTGTATTATTTGAAAATCATGCAAGTGATAGTAAAAGCGTTTGCTTGGGTCATGCGAAAAACTTTAAAAGTTTCAGGGGCTGAGGCCCTGGTTGCATCGGCCAATATATTCTTTGGACAATCAGAAGCTCCTATTACAGTAAGACCCTATATCGCAAAAATGACACAGTCAGAAATCATGTCTATGATGACAGGAGGCTTTGCTACAGTAGCTGGTGGAGTTATGGCAGCATACATTGGTATGTTACATGAAGTTTTTCCAAATATAGCGGGCCACATGATCTCTGCATCTTTACTGTCTGCTCCTTCTGCTTTGATGTTGGCTAAAGTTGTACTGCCTGAAACCGAAAAGCCACTCACTCAGGGAAATGTGGACATGAACGTAGAGACTGAGGATGTGAATGTTCTTGATGCTGCTGCAAGCGGTGCTGCATCTGGTCTTCATCTTGCGCTCAATATTGGTGCCATGTTAATAGCCTTTATCGCTTTGTTGGCAATGATCAATGCCATGATTGGCTATGCTGGAGCATTGATAGGGGTAGAAAGCTTAAGTTTACAAAAGATTCTTGGCTGGACACATTACCCTATTGCCTTAATGATGGGAGTATATCCTCAAGATGCCATGACTGTAGCTACATTGTTAGGTGAAAAACTGGTGCTTACAGAATTTGTAAGTTATCTACATTTAACTCAGATTTTAAAAGAAGGTGTTATACAACTTCATCCTAGATCAGTGGTTATTGCAACTTATGGCCTGTGTGGTTTTGCAAACTTTGCTTCTATTGCCATTCAAATCGGAGGTATTCGGGCAATAGCTCCATCACGATCTGGAGATTTAGCGCGTCTAGGTTTAAAGGCTATGTTTGCTGGAGCTCTTGCGGCTTACCTAACAGGCAGTATTGCAGGTATTTTCTTTAACGGGAATGCAATTTTATAG
- the alr gene encoding alanine racemase — protein sequence MISPNKIEIDFSILKNNIKILKKDIPKNLKLCCVVKDNAYGHDACHMVNFLTLYLKPNMFAVARVEEAFNIQPYVQNIPIIILGEPTKESISHCIDKGYIFILSSLWQAQYANQLSIKLGKVAKCHINIDTGLGRFGIQYDQFIDFFNQVLALLNISVSGLMTHFAQSDANSKMYAYEQLNRFKHCLSKIPSFIAQHKPTIHACNSGGYLDLPDAHFNMVRLGVLLYGLHPSKSCRQINELHPILSLKSKICSIKKFLPGDCIGYGMHYKVKEKKTIAAIPLGYGQGYPRIRNVGHVLVHGQKAGIVGGNSMDASMIDVTHIPNLQLDDEVILVGQQGNEIISFDDLATWENTVSYNIMTRLGHGPIEKSFINDKHCKNMTNHHKTIKEISYG from the coding sequence ATGATCTCACCTAATAAAATAGAAATAGATTTTTCTATTCTTAAAAACAATATTAAAATTTTAAAAAAAGATATACCTAAAAACTTAAAACTTTGCTGTGTGGTCAAAGATAATGCCTATGGTCATGATGCATGTCATATGGTTAATTTTTTAACATTGTACTTAAAGCCAAATATGTTTGCAGTTGCGCGTGTAGAAGAAGCCTTTAACATTCAACCTTACGTTCAAAATATTCCCATAATCATCTTGGGTGAGCCTACCAAAGAAAGCATCAGTCATTGCATTGATAAAGGTTATATATTTATTCTTTCTTCATTATGGCAAGCACAATATGCTAATCAACTATCGATCAAACTTGGTAAGGTTGCTAAATGTCATATCAATATTGATACTGGGCTTGGACGTTTTGGTATTCAGTACGATCAATTTATAGATTTTTTTAATCAAGTGCTTGCACTTCTAAATATTTCTGTATCTGGTTTAATGACACACTTTGCTCAATCTGATGCAAATAGTAAAATGTATGCTTATGAACAACTAAATCGTTTTAAGCATTGTCTCAGTAAGATACCCTCTTTTATAGCTCAACATAAGCCAACCATTCATGCCTGTAATTCAGGTGGATACCTAGATTTACCTGATGCCCACTTTAATATGGTAAGGTTGGGAGTCTTACTTTATGGTTTACATCCATCAAAAAGCTGTCGACAGATTAATGAACTGCACCCCATTCTCTCTTTAAAATCTAAAATATGCTCAATAAAAAAATTTCTTCCCGGTGATTGTATTGGTTACGGCATGCATTACAAAGTGAAAGAAAAGAAAACCATTGCGGCCATTCCTTTAGGCTATGGCCAAGGCTACCCCAGAATACGCAATGTAGGTCATGTTTTGGTTCATGGTCAAAAAGCGGGAATTGTTGGCGGTAACAGCATGGATGCCAGCATGATTGATGTAACTCATATTCCAAACCTCCAATTAGATGACGAGGTGATCTTGGTTGGGCAGCAAGGAAATGAAATAATTAGCTTTGACGATCTAGCTACTTGGGAAAATACGGTTTCGTATAACATCATGACTCGCTTGGGTCATGGTCCTATTGAGAAAAGTTTTATCAATGATAAGCATTGTAAAAATATGACAAATCACCATAAAACCATTAAGGAGATAAGTTATGGATAA
- the rlmD gene encoding 23S rRNA (uracil(1939)-C(5))-methyltransferase RlmD has product MQNGDQIKGISIDTLSYGGNGISKEDGRAHIFVPFSAPGDRLNVTINQVQKNHVHATIDDIHTPSKLRKNPNCAYFSQCGGCHYQHLDKHFQDEAKQKQVRESLEKLSNLNELNISSLMTDKPFHYRNKITLHVQHGKNLGYMDINSKLIAIDQCPIASQSINHLITPLKHALASQACPELLYITLRSADRGEAVIFSFSDDLSIEEAAQWIQSTCKINPKTSIYLCLINKEKHFSPFSKDMVHLDGPEKISEKIFNKNIAVWPFVFWQNNPDIAQAMAHKMVTWAQNNKIKKNLDLYCGAGFFSFALAQHRIYSLGVEVNEDAVDCAKEHALQTGLSKHSFFIHNNVNKALDTVIDNEERFDAITLDPPRKGLDKTIFSQIEKLDVKHIAYVSCNPTTFARDAKHFIDLGYHLKQVDPLDMFPQTYHIELIAYFEK; this is encoded by the coding sequence ATGCAAAATGGTGATCAAATTAAAGGTATTTCAATTGATACATTATCCTATGGTGGAAATGGTATTTCCAAAGAAGATGGGAGAGCTCATATCTTTGTACCCTTTTCTGCGCCTGGGGACCGTCTTAATGTTACCATAAATCAAGTGCAAAAAAATCATGTGCATGCAACCATAGATGATATTCACACACCCTCAAAGCTTAGAAAAAACCCAAACTGTGCTTATTTTTCTCAATGTGGCGGCTGTCACTACCAACATTTAGACAAACACTTTCAAGATGAGGCTAAACAAAAACAAGTGAGAGAAAGCTTAGAAAAACTTTCTAATTTAAATGAGCTCAATATAAGCTCTTTGATGACCGACAAACCTTTCCATTATAGAAATAAAATCACTTTACATGTTCAGCATGGAAAAAACTTAGGCTATATGGATATTAACTCTAAGCTTATTGCTATTGACCAATGTCCCATAGCATCACAAAGCATCAATCATCTTATTACACCGCTTAAACATGCCTTGGCCAGTCAAGCTTGTCCTGAACTACTTTACATCACCCTTAGGTCTGCTGATCGTGGTGAAGCTGTTATTTTTAGTTTTTCTGATGACTTAAGCATTGAAGAAGCCGCCCAGTGGATACAAAGCACGTGCAAGATCAACCCCAAAACCAGTATTTATCTATGTTTAATCAACAAAGAAAAACATTTCTCTCCTTTTAGTAAGGACATGGTTCATTTGGATGGACCAGAAAAAATCAGTGAAAAAATATTCAATAAAAATATTGCTGTTTGGCCTTTTGTTTTTTGGCAAAACAACCCTGATATTGCCCAAGCTATGGCCCATAAAATGGTCACTTGGGCGCAAAACAATAAAATAAAAAAGAACCTAGATTTATACTGTGGTGCAGGTTTTTTCAGCTTTGCTCTAGCACAACATAGAATTTACAGCCTGGGGGTTGAAGTTAACGAAGATGCTGTTGATTGTGCAAAAGAGCATGCTTTACAAACAGGCCTAAGTAAGCATTCATTTTTTATTCACAATAACGTTAATAAGGCTTTAGATACTGTCATCGATAACGAAGAACGCTTTGATGCTATAACCTTAGATCCTCCTCGCAAGGGTTTAGATAAAACTATTTTTAGTCAAATTGAAAAACTTGATGTTAAACATATTGCCTATGTCTCATGCAACCCCACAACCTTTGCAAGAGATGCAAAACATTTCATTGATCTGGGCTACCACTTAAAGCAAGTTGATCCTTTAGACATGTTTCCACAAACCTATCATATAGAGCTTATTGCCTATTTTGAAAAATAA
- a CDS encoding purine-nucleoside phosphorylase, translated as MSAIMIDIDVLRKKIKSAVDYLSNANVANIKAKYLIVLGSGLSEAIDDWEMIHAFAYKQIPGFPKHIIEGHKGEVRLYKINNTEGDYAWVLTGRFHSYQGYDPAECAIPIRVAACLGVSHVILTCAAGGINQAYNPGDIMFLNDHINSTGMSPFRGANLEEYGPQFLDLTQVYDDELLQHFKHAAKQADINTHEGVYVWHWGPEYETPAEIKRWSILGGDAIGMSMVPEAMVARHHQLKVAGIACISNKAAGMSDQGRKGKLDHKEVLEVGQHSSQKLKQILNNYFNNERK; from the coding sequence ATGTCAGCCATCATGATTGATATAGATGTATTAAGAAAAAAAATAAAGAGTGCGGTTGATTATTTATCAAATGCTAATGTAGCGAATATAAAAGCAAAATATCTTATTGTCTTAGGTTCTGGACTCAGTGAAGCGATTGATGATTGGGAAATGATTCACGCATTTGCGTATAAACAAATTCCCGGATTCCCTAAGCACATTATAGAAGGGCATAAAGGCGAAGTTAGACTTTATAAAATCAATAATACAGAGGGTGACTATGCATGGGTATTAACGGGAAGATTTCATAGTTACCAAGGTTATGACCCTGCGGAGTGCGCTATTCCAATTCGAGTGGCTGCTTGTTTGGGTGTTAGTCATGTAATTTTGACCTGCGCTGCTGGTGGAATCAATCAGGCCTATAATCCTGGAGATATCATGTTTTTAAATGATCATATCAATAGCACAGGGATGAGCCCTTTTAGAGGAGCTAATTTAGAGGAGTATGGGCCTCAATTTTTAGATTTAACGCAAGTTTATGATGACGAATTATTGCAACACTTTAAACATGCTGCAAAACAAGCCGATATCAATACCCATGAAGGGGTTTATGTCTGGCATTGGGGACCAGAATACGAAACCCCAGCAGAGATAAAACGCTGGTCTATTCTCGGTGGAGATGCTATTGGTATGTCCATGGTGCCAGAAGCCATGGTTGCGCGGCACCATCAGTTGAAAGTTGCAGGTATTGCTTGCATTAGCAATAAAGCGGCAGGCATGTCAGATCAAGGCAGAAAAGGCAAGTTGGACCATAAAGAAGTCTTAGAAGTGGGCCAACACAGTAGCCAAAAGCTAAAACAGATATTAAATAACTATTTTAATAATGAGAGAAAGTAA
- the hpt gene encoding hypoxanthine phosphoribosyltransferase, which yields MRESKMLDFPKDYCLPPLIKQEQLKAKIHELGQQISQDYQGKEILCIGVLNGAVQFLVHLIEEIKLPLNIDFISVSSYGNSTQSSGQISWRLKLLQDISNKHVIIVEDIVDTGITLSEVKKEFLKHKPKSLKIASLFSKPSRREVKVDIDYLGFEIENHYVVGFGFDYQGYYRNLPHVAILPEDRYK from the coding sequence ATGAGAGAAAGTAAGATGTTGGATTTTCCCAAAGACTATTGTTTACCTCCCCTTATCAAACAGGAACAGTTGAAAGCCAAAATTCATGAATTGGGTCAGCAAATAAGCCAAGACTATCAGGGCAAAGAGATCTTATGCATTGGTGTTCTCAATGGAGCAGTTCAATTTTTGGTACATTTAATTGAGGAAATAAAACTTCCTCTTAATATAGATTTTATTTCTGTATCAAGTTACGGTAATTCAACTCAATCTAGTGGTCAAATATCTTGGCGTTTAAAATTATTACAAGACATCAGCAATAAGCATGTAATCATCGTTGAAGACATTGTTGATACAGGCATTACCTTAAGTGAAGTTAAAAAAGAGTTTTTAAAACACAAGCCAAAATCATTAAAGATTGCATCCCTTTTTTCTAAACCTTCAAGGCGTGAAGTTAAAGTTGATATAGATTACTTAGGGTTTGAAATAGAAAACCACTATGTTGTAGGCTTTGGTTTTGATTATCAAGGTTACTATAGAAACTTACCACATGTAGCCATTCTGCCTGAAGACCGATACAAATAA
- a CDS encoding sodium-dependent transporter has protein sequence MGKNSKKESWGSKLGVIMAVAGSAVGLGNFLRFPGQAAQNGGGAFMIPYFVSLLLIGIPLAWAEWTMARYGGQKGFHSAPGVFQSLWKNKISKYLGSLAILIPLIIFMYYVVIEAWCLSYAIDYLNGSLMKGNDAKAYSDFFAQQVGISADGSLFQKGSMKVILVLIFTFAFNFFLIAKGLMGGIERFVKVAIPIMTVCAICVLIRVLTLKTPDPSLPEQSVIGGLGFMWNPNFEKLTDPQTWLAAASQIFFSLSVGFGVIINYASYLKEKDDVVLSGLTACSMNEFFEVCLGGLITLPAAFIFMGAGLASVSGSTFGLGFNALPNVFAQMPAGQFFGFLWFFMLFLAAVTSSLSMIQPVFAFVKEIGIEHKKAIKGVALISAVGAGFVVYFSKDLKALDTMDFWVGTFLIFILAMMQSIIFAWIFGVDRGFEEAHKGASINIPGFVKPILKYVTPVYLLVIFIGFAVNNAPAYFKSLLSDSVAGVSVAFIMFILAGILYLIHKHRKLWEHV, from the coding sequence ATGGGTAAGAACAGTAAGAAAGAATCATGGGGATCTAAATTAGGGGTTATTATGGCTGTAGCCGGTTCAGCCGTAGGTTTAGGTAACTTCTTGAGATTCCCTGGCCAAGCCGCTCAAAATGGTGGCGGAGCATTCATGATTCCTTATTTTGTTTCATTGCTGTTAATTGGTATTCCTTTGGCTTGGGCAGAGTGGACTATGGCGAGATATGGTGGTCAAAAAGGTTTTCATAGTGCGCCGGGCGTATTTCAGAGCTTATGGAAAAATAAGATTTCTAAATACTTGGGGTCATTGGCCATTCTTATTCCCTTGATTATTTTTATGTATTATGTGGTGATTGAAGCCTGGTGTTTAAGTTACGCAATAGATTATTTAAATGGTAGCTTAATGAAGGGTAATGATGCCAAAGCTTACAGTGATTTTTTTGCTCAACAGGTAGGTATTTCTGCAGATGGATCTTTGTTTCAAAAAGGTAGCATGAAAGTTATTCTAGTATTGATTTTTACCTTTGCTTTTAATTTTTTCCTCATTGCTAAAGGCCTCATGGGTGGAATTGAGCGCTTTGTGAAAGTGGCCATCCCCATCATGACTGTTTGTGCGATATGTGTATTGATTAGAGTGCTTACTTTAAAAACACCCGATCCAAGCTTACCAGAGCAATCGGTTATTGGAGGTTTGGGTTTTATGTGGAATCCAAACTTTGAAAAATTAACGGATCCACAAACGTGGTTGGCCGCTGCCAGTCAAATCTTTTTTAGTTTGTCTGTTGGTTTTGGTGTAATTATCAACTATGCAAGTTACCTAAAAGAAAAAGATGATGTTGTTTTAAGTGGTTTAACAGCTTGTAGTATGAACGAGTTTTTTGAAGTTTGCCTTGGGGGGTTAATTACCTTACCAGCGGCTTTTATATTTATGGGAGCAGGCTTGGCTAGCGTTTCGGGATCTACCTTTGGTTTAGGTTTTAATGCTTTACCTAATGTTTTCGCCCAGATGCCTGCGGGACAATTTTTTGGCTTCTTATGGTTTTTTATGCTGTTTCTGGCAGCGGTGACCAGTAGCTTATCCATGATTCAGCCAGTTTTTGCTTTTGTTAAAGAAATAGGCATAGAGCACAAAAAGGCAATCAAGGGGGTTGCCTTAATCAGTGCTGTTGGTGCGGGCTTTGTTGTTTATTTTTCCAAAGATCTTAAAGCTTTGGATACCATGGATTTTTGGGTTGGAACCTTTTTGATTTTTATTCTAGCCATGATGCAATCAATTATTTTTGCTTGGATTTTTGGTGTCGATAGAGGCTTTGAGGAGGCTCACAAAGGGGCAAGTATTAATATTCCAGGCTTTGTTAAACCCATCTTAAAATATGTGACTCCAGTATATTTATTAGTTATATTTATTGGCTTTGCAGTCAATAATGCCCCAGCTTATTTTAAGAGCCTCTTAAGTGATAGCGTTGCAGGAGTAAGTGTTGCGTTTATCATGTTTATTTTAGCAGGTATCTTATATTTGATACACAAACACAGAAAACTATGGGAACACGTTTAA